Below is a genomic region from Halobacterium sp. CBA1132.
GTTCGGTGACGAACCGGCGGTAGTACCCCGTCTCGTCGGGCGCGGACAGCGTGACGTCGACGGCCGCTTCGCCGCGGCTGCCGACGGTGACGCGCTCGGGAGTCACGGAGACGCCCTCGCTAGCCGACTGGACGTACGCGACGACCGGGACGAGACCGGCGTTCGGGACGCTGTACGGCAGCGTCGCGGACTCGCCCTGCTGGATGACCGTGGGGTTCTCGGAGGCGAACTCCGCGCTCACGACGCCGAACTGCTGGGTGCCTGCTGGCACGACCATCGCGGCCGTCGCGGCGACCACGAGCACCGCGGCGAGGACGGCGACGACGACGCCCGGCGAGACCCCCTGTTCGCGGTCCCGGCTCCGGTCGCGGTCCCGGTCGCGGCCGTCGCTGGCGAAGAACAAGTCGAAGACGTACAGCAGCGCGGACAGCCCCAACAGGAGGTACGCGATGCCCTGCGTACCGAGCAACGCTCGCGACCCCGTTATGACGGCGAGCCGGCGCTGAACGTCGGCGAACGCGCCCTGAAGTCCGGTAACGACGGTGCCGAGGTTCGGAACGACGACGACCGAGCCGCCGACCTGGAGCGCTTTCGCGACGACTTGCGCGTCCTTCACGGGCGGTTCGCCGCCGTCTTGGTCGGTGAACGGGTTCGCGTCCCCGCGCGTGATGTACCCTCGTTCCGTCACGTCGACGACGCGGTGCGTGGTGAGGCCGCCGCCCTGCAGCTCCTCCGCGCGGAAGACGACGACGTCGCCCACCTCGACGTCGCCGTCGACGGCCGCCGGTACCGCGACGAAGCCGTCGCCGGGCTCCAGCGTCGGTTCCATGCTCCCGGTCTCGACGTACCCCAGCAGGACCGGCGTCCCGAGCAGTTGCCCGACGAGCAGGGCGACGACGACGAGGACGACGAGCGCCTCGCCGCCGAGCGTGAGCGCGCGACGGACAGACATTCACTCGGCCAGACGTGTCAATCAGACAAAAATCCTCGGTCGTGGTCGGCCGGCGGGCCGCCCGCGTCGAACGCGCCGGCCGCGAGCGCGACGTACGGCACGAGGAAGCCCAGACAGAACCCCAGCAGGTGGACGTAGAGGTTCACGACAGTTCCGGCCGCGGGCGATGGCGCGGGAAATCCGACGAACGGGTACCCCAAGAAGAGGACGGCGCCCAGCAGCCCGAGGTCCAGCCAGCCCGCCCGCCGAGCGGGAGCCATCGACCCACGCGAGTCTCGGACCGCCCGCCACGCCGAGCTTACGTAAGCGGCCGCGAGCAGCGCGCTCCCGCCAGCGAGCGCGAACGTCACGCGGCCCGCCGGCAGTGCGACGAGCGTGACGACGGCGACAGCCGCGAAGAACGCGCCGGGCGCGTGCCGCACCCGCAGCCGACCGTCCACGCGCCGACTCGCGTACGCCACCAGCAGCAAGCCGAGCAGGCCCGCGAACGCCATGTTCACGCCGGAGAACCCGTAGCCGACCGCGTTCCGGGGGACCGCGAGGTTCAGCGCGGAGAGCGCGAACGGGAACGCCAGCACGAACGTCGCGGCCGCGACGCCGAACAGCCGCCGCCGGCCGGCCAGCACCGCGAACACGTACCCCGACCCCGCGAGCAACACGTACCCCAGCAGGTTCGCCGCGAGGTGACCAGTCTCTAAGTGGACGAAGTGCGCGGTGTACGCCGTCGCCAGCGTCGGGTCGCGGTACGCGAACGCCAGCGACTCGCGCGTCCCGGCGGGCAGCGCGAAGACGCCGAGCAGGACGACCGGAACGACAGCGAGCGCAGCGACGTCCCCGCGCCGAACTGCATCTCGAAGCGCCGCGCGAACGGATTCGCTGCGCTCGGTCGACATCACGGCTCACCCTCCCCGTGGCAACAGCAAAAGCCTGTCCGCCGGACGCCCGTCATCGCCACTCGGTGCGCCGCGTCACGGCGATCACCGCAGCGAGCACGGCTAGCGCGCCGACCAGCCCGAGCAAGTCAGCCAGCCCGAACCCGGCCGGCTCCTCGACTGGCCGGTCGGCATCCGCCGCTTCGGACTGCGGCTGGCTCGCCGCCTCCGCGTCCGCGTCCGCACCCGCGCTCGGCGCGGGAGCCACGGTGAACGCGCCCGCGTCCGTCCCGTCCACGGACACCGCGTACTCGCCGGTCTCGTTTCGCGTGATTTCGGCAGTCACGGTCTCGCTCTCCCCCGCGGCCACGCTGACGGTCCGCTCCGCGACGACCGCGCCGTCGACCGCCACCGGCACGGTCCGCTCGCCCGCGAGGCTCCCGTCGTTCGAGATAGTCGCCGTCACCGCCACGGACTCGTTCGGCGACACCGTCGCCGGCGCGACAGCCGCGTCAGTCACCGCGAGGCGCGCGCGGTCTGCGGCCACGACGAGCGTCGAGAACCCCGGCGTCTCCGCCGCGAAGCGCAGGCGGCCGTCGCGCTCGCCCAGCAGTTCGACATCGAGCGTCGAGCGGCCGGCCTCACCATCGCGATAGACGGATAGGTTCGCCGGCGTGACGTTCCGCGCCTCGAAGTACGCCGGCGGCGCGCTGAAGCGGACCGTCGCCGCGTCGACGCGCCCGGTCGAGACGGAGAACCGCACCGCGCCCAGCGGCTCCGCGCCCGCGTTCGCGACGAGCGACCGCGCGTCCCCCGTGTCGGTCGTAGCCACGCGCATCGACAGCGTTCCGCCCCCGCTCCGCACCGAAACGTCGTCCAGCGAGAGCGACGCGTTCCCCGCGCGGTCGAGTTCCAGCCGCGACGCGTCGAACGCGACCGTGTCGCCGAAGGCCGTACCCAACGCCGTGAACTGCCGCGAGTCCGCGCTCGGCGCGCTCGTCTGGACTGTCGACCCGCTGGCTTCGCTCGGCGTGCTCGCGTCGCTCCCGACATCCTCGGGGTCGGCCGCCCGCGCGTGTACGGTAATCTGGTCGATGAGCCCGTCCGCGGTCTCACCCGTCGTGTCGACGCGCAGTCCGACTGCGACGGTCTCGTTCGGTGCGAGCGTCACGTTCGCCGCCTCGGACTGCACGGGCGCGCCGTCCGCGTAGAACGTCACCGCCTCCGAGTCGTGCGTGAGCCAGACGTGCGCGACCCGCGAGCCGTTGTACCGCATCCGGAACACGTCCTCGATGCCCGTCACCGCGTCGTCGTTCACGCCCTCCGCGTCCGGGTTCGCCGCCGACAGGTCGACGACGAGCTCGCCGTCTCGGAGGGACGCGTAGTCGCTGCTCGGCGCGAGCTCCACGCCCTCGCCGATATTGTCGGTCGGTCCGGAGAACAGCGGCGCGGCTACCGACGGGAATGCGAGTGTTCCCGCGAGCGCGAGCGCGGCAGCGAGGGCGAGGTAGCGTTTCATCTGTCCAGTATCCGTTCGAGACCCACCGGCGGAGTCGAACCGCCGAAAGAAATGACCAGTGTGGGATGTTGTCGGTTAGTCTCGATTCCCGCCGACACGTTCTCCGATGATTGTTAGCGTCTCGTTGAACGTACCGTCTGTGGAACCATGGGTGTCGATGTACAGCCCGATATTGGTTCCCTCTCCCACGTTGAGTGTTGGAGGGTCGTCTCTCAGGATGCCATTCTCGTTAACGAGAGCGAGATTAGCGAGGTCGCTGCCGTTGTAGGTGCTGGATAGCCGGACAGGCTGCGTCCCTTGGTTACTTATCGTCGCCAAGTCGTGAAACTCGTAGACTGAGTTCAAACCAACACCTTGAGGTTCCGAGCTCTCACCGTTTTCGTCACCGGGGATTTCGAACTCCAGTTCACTCCCGTTACTGAAGGACCGCCCGGTGTTCTCTCCGCCTGCTCCCTCGTTTTCGTTGGGTACCATGCGGAGGAAGGTTTGGAAATCCTGGGCGACAGCGATTGAGACGCTTCGCTCGGCTTCGACGCTGGTGAACGCGCCGCTACCGAGAGCCACACTCCCGGTCGCAGCGAGCCCGCCAACGCTCGCGAGGAATCTACGCCGTCTCATTTGTCTAGGACGTTAATCTTGATTCCCGCCAACGCGTTCAGCG
It encodes:
- a CDS encoding DUF1102 domain-containing protein — protein: MKRYLALAAALALAGTLAFPSVAAPLFSGPTDNIGEGVELAPSSDYASLRDGELVVDLSAANPDAEGVNDDAVTGIEDVFRMRYNGSRVAHVWLTHDSEAVTFYADGAPVQSEAANVTLAPNETVAVGLRVDTTGETADGLIDQITVHARAADPEDVGSDASTPSEASGSTVQTSAPSADSRQFTALGTAFGDTVAFDASRLELDRAGNASLSLDDVSVRSGGGTLSMRVATTDTGDARSLVANAGAEPLGAVRFSVSTGRVDAATVRFSAPPAYFEARNVTPANLSVYRDGEAGRSTLDVELLGERDGRLRFAAETPGFSTLVVAADRARLAVTDAAVAPATVSPNESVAVTATISNDGSLAGERTVPVAVDGAVVAERTVSVAAGESETVTAEITRNETGEYAVSVDGTDAGAFTVAPAPSAGADADAEAASQPQSEAADADRPVEEPAGFGLADLLGLVGALAVLAAVIAVTRRTEWR
- a CDS encoding signal peptidase I; protein product: MSVRRALTLGGEALVVLVVVALLVGQLLGTPVLLGYVETGSMEPTLEPGDGFVAVPAAVDGDVEVGDVVVFRAEELQGGGLTTHRVVDVTERGYITRGDANPFTDQDGGEPPVKDAQVVAKALQVGGSVVVVPNLGTVVTGLQGAFADVQRRLAVITGSRALLGTQGIAYLLLGLSALLYVFDLFFASDGRDRDRDRSRDREQGVSPGVVVAVLAAVLVVAATAAMVVPAGTQQFGVVSAEFASENPTVIQQGESATLPYSVPNAGLVPVVAYVQSASEGVSVTPERVTVGSRGEAAVDVTLSAPDETGYYRRFVTEHRYLAVLPTSVIDTLHAVHPWLPILVVDAALAGGMAVLGLVVLGGRRVRVRNRESRHDRSLWRRALRYLTD